In one Echinicola marina genomic region, the following are encoded:
- a CDS encoding Ig-like domain-containing protein, with product MELIFTKSRRFKPFWFLTALLLFQALMSFGQGTRTVADELTYSSPNVPASLVESLGPSSGYTKETVENPDNATVDDDNFARLLASPGLLLGLGSYGGEIELKYPSMRSANTTSYIRLDADGNLLDALLGGNLGELLGSLLGIVALGEQEIIVTAKNGSMDVYSRSSQDGFNIDRARLITDAAGDFYLAITPDVDYDRINISNQSLSLLGLGDEVGTDVYSVFDFDSGSICGSPLGTSYDVSGVNLDLLNLTGSAAEDLNLAIDGDESTYTSLSPGVLSLAGVLEQHFYFDGEGEASDEVMLTLSSAPGILDVDLLENIEIVAYNGTTEVARQDLETLGTNLLGIAQVDLLGLLADGNPVTFAYTPGLAFDKVVIEVGTLLNLGTSESLRVHEVVRTPGRPDIQGVDDEQNLLVCAGTDVTLLADVTTGDQVKWYDAPTAGNLVHTGASYPLGVVGSKVTYYAAAERPGCPIASIRVPVTVDINPDPLISLNGAAVYNVAIGESLVLPPATAVNEDDNPVTVSWTGLDGAPLTMPNTAGVFSAGGRYVYRASATGNTCTNYVDVVVNVFDPDECPLVYNRMYATSADDFTTSSLLGIQLGSVTNPTLAAGNNLADYSLLSETVGTSLLGLTGETSQTIRWNGMVPAGTPVTIKLGREYGAAGVSGGIYVQALDGDPVNGDDLLGIRQLADGGLVSAVNGINEFEYTFIPTDENGVPVAYNGVKVSLASLLNAVQNVRVYAAYYHETSATLATCTFGSIDIMTGFESIIDGLDVASGLTSVQDPGLSVDGDLDTYATIFNAVGANISSKLDVSFAAPVIAGDSVAIKVGSSTGLLDLNLLEGYEIQRYLGNQTVGNPIDASSNLLNLTLLGGGSTQSLNFITDVPFDRIKILSGGVVSALEELRVYEIELFPISEIPGEEYDDINDLYFIEICPGDVIDLPSLACDEIKLYDALVGGNEITPADIATWAPQTTQTVYVQIVRFGCEDGIERRALEIRVKGSSDQLLEEVLINGTTDNVFCQEIDPITLQANLIAGAPAGVTYQWFSDNNGTPEIMAAETNASLSLTGLAAGDHIYYVQLTADEYCTAEPTAVNFTINRNATDADINLDGPIVQCVGVPVVLIPSTSITNPVFNWYLDENKTTLINDGDIDGAVTYNISASGELTISGLADGDDVNYYVTVSGDEVCENVLGKEINVQVSNNLPAPTLLEADLELCGPGNDAVFEITNYAGGLSYKIFDAATGGTEITTDVSVVDNMITIGNVNADANYFIEVTGAGGCIGVDRSEISITINGFATDADIDAAGGTICEGDTFSLTASSSTVTNPVFTWYTDAGLTNEFTDLEVSPTTTTTYYVTVSGDGICENQPGDAKEVTVTVNRNATAVDIDADGGTICEGDTFSLTASSSTVTNAVFTWYTDASLTTVLPDTDVTPTATTTYYVTVSGDGVCENKAGDAKEVTVTVNRNATSVDIDADGGTICEGGTFSLTASSSTVTNAVFTWYTDASLTTVLPDTDVTPTATTTYYVTVSGDGVCANKAGDAKEVTVTVNRNATAVDIDAANSTICEGDTFSLTASSSTVTNPIFSWYADPALTILITNTEVNPSVTTSYYVTVSGDGVCENKAGDAKEVTVTVNRNATAVDIDADGGTICEGGTFSLTASSSTVTNAVFTWYTDAALTTVLPDTDVTPTATTTYYVTVSGDGVCENQPGDAKEVTVTVNRNATAVDIDAANSTICEGDTYSLTASSSTVTNAVFTWYTDANLTTVLPDTDVTPTATTTYYVTVSGDGVCANKAGDAKEVTVTVNRDATSVDIDADGGTICEGDTFSLTASSSTVTNAVFTWYTDAALTTVLPDTDVTPTATTTYYVTVSGDGVCENKAGDAKEVTVTVNRNATAVDIDAANSTICEGGTFSLTASSGTVTNAVFTWYTDANLTTVLPDTDVTPTATTTYYVTVSGDGVCENQPGDAKEVTVTVNRNATAVDIDADGGTICEGDTFSLTASSSTVTNAVFTWYTDAALTTVLPDTDVTPTTTTTYYVTVSGDGVCENQPGDAKEVTVTVNRNATAVDIDADGGTICEGDTFSLTASSSTVTNAVFTWYTDASLTTVLPDTDVTPTTTTTYYVAVSGDGVCANKAGDAKEVTVTVNRNATSVDIDADGGTICEGDTFSLTASSGTVTNAVFTWYTDAALTTVLPDTDVTPTTTTTYYVAVSGDGVCANKAGDAKEVTVTVNRNATSVDIDADGGTICEGDTFSLTASSGTVTNAVFTWYTDANLTTVLPDTDVTPTATTTYYVTVSGDGVCANKAGDAKEVTVTVNRNATAVDIDADGGTICEGDTFSLTASSSTVTNAVFTWYTDAALTTVLPDTDVTPTATTTYYVTVSGDGVCENKAGDAKEVTVTVNRNATAVDIDAANSTICEGGTFSLTASSSTVTNAVFTWYTDANLTTVLPDTDVTPTATTTYYVTVSGDGVCENQPGDAKEVTVTVNRNATAVDIDADGGTICEGDTFSLTASSSTVTNAVFTWYTDAALTTVLPDTDVTPTTTTTYYVAVSGDGVCANKAGDAKEVTVTVNRNATSVDIDADGGTICEGDTFSLTASSGTVTNAVFTWYTDAALTTVLPDTDVTPTATTTYYVTVSGDGVCENKAGDAKEVTVTVNRNATAVDIDADGGTICEGGTFSLTASSSTVTNAVFTWYTDASLITVLPDTDVTPTMTTTYYVTVSGDGVCANKAGDAKEVTVIVNSVAAPTTDMPIQSFCTTPNATISALQVNEERVVWYDAVSGGNLLNPSDVVIPGMTYYAAQIDLNNGCESIERLPVMVSECAALDVEKVADVSAVIVGEMFAYTITVSNNGAVTANNVVVTDEVPASLQILTVDGGGEIAENVVTWNIVEILPGESVTLTISVMAVEVNEGVVNTAKVEGDNSMPDEDDTDPLPILPDDVDLTMAKTVSNAIIEVDKEFTYQLKVTNNTNVPARNVIVTDYMPSQVDYLGSDAPSEIQETYDASSGTLTFVIPELAGNEEITIHLRVIAREKGLVTNSATVETPDQLELNDLDNTATISHNQLAINIPNVFTPNGDGINDVWEIEGLSDLYPDNEVIVVNRWGGEVFKSSSYNNDWDGGSLNGGTYYYKLKIRDSESGSEMQFTGYVTIIR from the coding sequence ATGGAATTAATTTTTACGAAATCAAGGCGGTTTAAACCATTCTGGTTTTTAACTGCCTTACTTCTATTTCAGGCATTAATGAGCTTTGGTCAAGGGACCAGGACGGTGGCTGATGAGTTGACCTATTCTAGCCCTAATGTACCGGCCAGTTTAGTGGAATCCCTTGGGCCATCATCTGGCTATACCAAGGAAACCGTGGAAAATCCAGACAATGCTACGGTGGACGATGATAATTTTGCCCGCTTATTGGCAAGTCCTGGATTACTTTTAGGATTGGGATCATATGGAGGTGAAATAGAATTGAAGTATCCTTCTATGCGATCAGCAAACACCACAAGTTATATAAGACTGGATGCTGATGGAAATTTACTGGATGCATTATTGGGAGGAAATCTTGGAGAACTACTAGGAAGTTTATTAGGTATAGTGGCCCTAGGAGAACAAGAGATCATTGTTACTGCCAAAAATGGTTCCATGGATGTTTACTCCAGGAGCTCACAGGATGGCTTTAATATTGACAGGGCGAGGTTGATTACTGATGCAGCAGGGGATTTTTATCTTGCAATCACTCCTGATGTGGATTACGATAGAATTAATATTTCTAACCAGTCTTTATCGCTGTTAGGATTGGGTGATGAAGTGGGTACCGATGTATACAGTGTATTTGACTTTGATTCAGGCAGTATTTGTGGAAGTCCATTGGGAACTTCCTATGATGTTAGTGGCGTGAATCTGGATTTGCTAAACCTAACAGGTTCAGCAGCGGAAGATTTGAATTTAGCCATTGATGGGGATGAAAGCACTTATACTTCTCTGAGTCCAGGGGTTTTAAGTTTGGCCGGAGTGCTTGAACAACATTTTTATTTTGACGGAGAGGGAGAAGCTAGCGATGAGGTGATGCTTACCTTGAGCAGTGCTCCAGGTATTTTGGATGTAGATCTTTTAGAAAATATTGAAATAGTCGCCTATAATGGCACCACTGAAGTGGCCAGACAGGATTTGGAAACTTTAGGAACTAATTTGTTAGGAATAGCCCAAGTTGATCTCTTGGGCCTTTTGGCTGATGGAAACCCTGTGACATTTGCTTATACTCCAGGGCTGGCTTTTGACAAAGTTGTTATCGAAGTAGGGACACTTTTGAACCTTGGTACTTCAGAAAGTTTGAGAGTACATGAAGTAGTAAGGACCCCAGGAAGACCAGATATCCAAGGGGTTGATGATGAGCAGAATTTATTAGTATGTGCAGGGACAGACGTCACTTTATTGGCGGATGTGACTACAGGTGATCAGGTGAAATGGTATGATGCCCCTACAGCGGGTAATTTGGTGCATACAGGGGCAAGTTACCCTCTTGGAGTGGTAGGATCTAAAGTGACGTATTATGCAGCTGCAGAGAGGCCTGGCTGCCCAATAGCTTCCATTAGGGTTCCTGTAACAGTGGATATCAATCCAGATCCATTAATCTCATTAAACGGTGCCGCAGTTTATAATGTGGCTATAGGGGAATCACTTGTCCTTCCTCCGGCGACAGCGGTGAATGAAGACGATAATCCTGTGACAGTAAGTTGGACAGGTTTGGATGGAGCACCTTTGACCATGCCAAACACTGCCGGTGTATTTAGTGCTGGGGGAAGATATGTATATAGAGCTTCTGCTACGGGCAATACTTGCACCAATTACGTGGATGTAGTGGTGAATGTTTTTGATCCGGACGAATGTCCATTGGTATACAATAGAATGTATGCCACAAGTGCGGATGATTTTACGACCAGTAGTCTATTGGGAATTCAATTAGGATCGGTAACTAATCCTACGCTTGCAGCAGGAAATAATCTTGCTGATTATTCTCTATTGTCAGAAACCGTAGGAACCAGTCTTTTGGGATTGACAGGGGAGACTTCCCAAACCATAAGATGGAACGGGATGGTACCGGCTGGAACACCGGTTACGATTAAGCTTGGCCGTGAATATGGCGCAGCTGGAGTTTCTGGAGGTATATATGTCCAAGCTTTAGACGGAGATCCGGTTAATGGAGATGATTTATTAGGTATTAGACAATTGGCAGATGGAGGATTGGTGTCCGCTGTTAATGGAATAAACGAGTTTGAATATACCTTTATTCCTACCGATGAAAATGGTGTGCCGGTAGCATATAATGGCGTGAAAGTTTCATTGGCTTCTTTACTTAATGCGGTGCAAAATGTCCGCGTTTATGCTGCCTACTATCATGAAACCAGTGCGACACTTGCTACTTGTACTTTTGGAAGCATAGATATAATGACTGGGTTTGAGTCGATTATTGACGGCTTGGATGTGGCGAGTGGTTTGACTTCAGTGCAAGACCCCGGTTTATCCGTAGATGGAGACCTTGATACATATGCTACGATTTTCAATGCTGTGGGAGCCAATATCAGCAGTAAACTGGATGTAAGTTTTGCCGCGCCTGTGATTGCTGGCGACTCTGTAGCGATTAAGGTAGGTTCCAGTACAGGCTTGTTGGATCTGAATTTACTGGAAGGATACGAAATCCAGAGGTATCTAGGTAATCAGACTGTTGGCAATCCAATTGATGCCAGTTCTAATTTGTTGAACTTAACGCTACTGGGGGGGGGATCAACCCAATCCTTGAACTTTATTACTGATGTGCCTTTTGATAGGATAAAAATTCTTTCAGGTGGTGTGGTCAGTGCATTAGAAGAATTAAGGGTTTATGAAATAGAATTGTTCCCAATCAGTGAAATACCTGGGGAAGAATATGATGATATCAATGATCTGTATTTTATAGAAATATGCCCTGGAGATGTAATTGACTTGCCTTCATTAGCTTGTGATGAGATCAAATTGTATGATGCGCTAGTGGGAGGAAATGAAATTACGCCTGCAGATATTGCTACGTGGGCTCCACAAACTACCCAAACAGTTTATGTTCAGATTGTAAGGTTTGGCTGTGAGGATGGCATTGAAAGAAGGGCCTTGGAAATAAGGGTGAAAGGTAGTTCTGATCAATTGCTTGAAGAGGTTTTAATTAATGGGACTACTGATAATGTCTTCTGTCAAGAAATCGACCCCATAACTTTACAAGCAAACCTTATTGCTGGAGCTCCTGCTGGAGTGACCTATCAATGGTTCAGTGATAATAATGGAACGCCTGAGATTATGGCTGCTGAAACAAATGCCAGCCTTAGCTTAACAGGTTTAGCTGCAGGCGATCATATTTATTATGTCCAGCTAACGGCAGATGAATATTGTACAGCAGAACCTACAGCTGTCAACTTTACCATCAATAGAAATGCAACTGATGCAGATATCAATTTGGATGGACCAATAGTTCAATGTGTCGGAGTGCCGGTTGTTTTGATACCGTCTACGAGCATAACCAATCCAGTATTTAATTGGTATTTAGATGAAAACAAAACCACTCTTATCAATGATGGCGATATTGATGGGGCGGTTACATATAATATTTCAGCATCTGGCGAATTGACCATTTCTGGACTTGCAGATGGTGATGATGTAAATTATTATGTGACCGTAAGTGGAGATGAAGTATGTGAGAATGTTTTAGGTAAAGAGATCAATGTCCAAGTTTCAAATAATTTGCCCGCTCCAACATTATTGGAGGCAGACCTAGAACTATGTGGTCCTGGTAATGATGCTGTTTTTGAAATTACCAATTATGCTGGTGGTTTGAGCTATAAAATATTTGATGCGGCAACTGGAGGAACTGAAATAACCACGGATGTAAGTGTTGTGGATAATATGATTACCATTGGTAATGTGAATGCAGATGCCAACTATTTTATAGAAGTAACAGGAGCAGGAGGATGTATAGGTGTTGATAGATCTGAAATTTCCATTACCATTAATGGTTTTGCTACGGATGCAGATATAGATGCAGCTGGAGGCACAATCTGCGAAGGCGATACCTTCAGCTTGACAGCAAGCAGCAGCACGGTTACCAATCCAGTGTTCACCTGGTACACAGATGCAGGCTTAACAAATGAATTTACGGACCTTGAGGTGTCACCAACGACAACAACTACCTATTATGTGACTGTAAGTGGAGATGGTATTTGTGAAAATCAACCTGGCGATGCGAAAGAGGTAACAGTAACGGTAAACAGGAATGCAACAGCGGTGGATATCGATGCTGATGGAGGCACGATCTGCGAAGGCGATACCTTCAGCCTGACAGCGAGCAGCAGTACGGTTACGAATGCGGTATTCACTTGGTACACAGATGCGAGCTTGACCACAGTATTACCAGATACAGATGTAACACCAACTGCGACAACAACTTACTATGTAACAGTGAGCGGTGATGGTGTCTGTGAAAATAAAGCGGGAGATGCGAAAGAGGTAACAGTAACGGTAAACAGGAATGCAACTTCTGTAGATATCGATGCTGATGGAGGTACGATCTGTGAAGGGGGGACTTTCAGCCTGACAGCAAGCAGCAGCACGGTTACGAATGCGGTATTTACGTGGTACACAGATGCGAGCTTGACCACAGTATTACCAGATACAGATGTAACACCAACTGCGACAACAACTTACTATGTAACAGTGAGCGGTGACGGTGTCTGTGCCAATAAAGCCGGAGATGCAAAAGAAGTAACAGTAACGGTAAACAGGAATGCAACCGCGGTAGATATCGATGCAGCAAATAGCACGATCTGTGAAGGTGATACCTTTAGCTTGACAGCAAGCAGCAGCACGGTTACCAATCCAATATTCTCTTGGTACGCAGACCCTGCATTGACAATTTTGATAACCAATACGGAAGTCAATCCTTCAGTTACGACTAGCTACTATGTAACGGTAAGCGGTGATGGAGTCTGTGAAAATAAAGCCGGTGATGCTAAGGAAGTAACGGTAACAGTAAACAGGAATGCAACAGCGGTGGATATCGATGCTGATGGAGGTACGATCTGTGAAGGGGGGACTTTCAGCCTGACAGCAAGCAGCAGCACGGTTACGAATGCGGTATTTACGTGGTACACAGATGCTGCCTTGACCACAGTATTACCAGATACAGATGTAACACCAACCGCGACAACAACTTACTATGTAACAGTGAGCGGTGACGGTGTCTGTGAAAATCAACCTGGCGATGCGAAAGAGGTAACAGTAACGGTAAACAGGAATGCAACCGCGGTAGATATAGATGCAGCAAATAGCACGATCTGTGAAGGTGATACTTACAGCCTGACAGCGAGCAGCAGTACGGTTACGAATGCGGTATTCACCTGGTATACAGATGCGAACTTGACCACAGTATTACCAGATACAGATGTAACACCAACTGCGACAACAACTTACTATGTAACAGTGAGCGGAGACGGTGTCTGTGCCAATAAAGCCGGTGATGCTAAGGAAGTAACGGTAACAGTAAACAGGGATGCAACTTCTGTAGATATCGATGCTGATGGAGGTACGATCTGCGAAGGCGATACCTTCAGCCTGACAGCGAGCAGCAGTACGGTTACGAATGCGGTATTCACTTGGTACACAGACGCAGCCTTGACCACGGTATTACCGGATACAGATGTAACACCAACTGCGACAACAACTTACTATGTAACAGTGAGCGGTGATGGCGTCTGTGAAAATAAAGCCGGTGATGCTAAGGAAGTAACGGTAACGGTAAACAGGAATGCAACCGCGGTAGATATAGATGCAGCAAATAGCACGATCTGTGAAGGGGGGACTTTCAGCCTGACAGCGAGCAGCGGTACGGTTACGAATGCGGTATTCACCTGGTATACAGATGCGAACTTGACCACAGTATTACCAGATACAGATGTAACACCAACTGCGACAACAACTTACTATGTAACAGTGAGCGGTGACGGTGTCTGTGAAAATCAACCTGGCGATGCGAAAGAGGTAACAGTAACGGTAAACAGGAATGCAACAGCGGTGGATATCGATGCTGATGGAGGCACGATCTGCGAAGGCGATACCTTCAGCCTGACAGCGAGCAGCAGTACGGTTACGAATGCGGTATTCACTTGGTACACAGATGCAGCCTTGACCACAGTATTACCAGATACAGATGTAACACCAACGACGACAACAACTTACTATGTAACAGTGAGCGGTGACGGTGTCTGTGAAAATCAACCTGGCGATGCGAAAGAAGTAACAGTAACGGTAAACAGGAATGCAACAGCGGTGGATATCGATGCTGATGGAGGCACGATCTGCGAAGGCGATACCTTCAGCCTGACAGCGAGCAGCAGTACGGTTACGAATGCGGTATTCACTTGGTACACAGATGCGAGCTTGACCACAGTATTACCTGATACAGATGTAACACCAACGACGACAACAACTTACTATGTAGCAGTGAGCGGAGACGGTGTCTGTGCCAATAAAGCCGGTGATGCTAAGGAAGTAACGGTAACAGTAAACAGGAATGCAACTTCTGTAGATATCGATGCTGATGGAGGTACGATCTGCGAAGGCGATACCTTCAGCCTGACAGCGAGCAGCGGTACGGTTACGAATGCGGTATTCACTTGGTACACAGACGCAGCCTTGACCACGGTATTACCTGATACAGATGTAACACCAACGACGACAACAACTTACTATGTAGCAGTGAGCGGAGACGGTGTCTGTGCCAATAAAGCCGGTGATGCTAAGGAAGTAACGGTAACAGTAAACAGGAATGCAACTTCTGTAGATATCGATGCTGATGGAGGTACGATCTGCGAAGGCGATACCTTCAGCCTGACAGCGAGCAGCGGTACGGTTACGAATGCGGTATTCACTTGGTACACAGATGCGAACTTGACCACAGTATTACCAGATACAGATGTAACACCAACTGCGACAACAACTTACTATGTAACAGTGAGCGGTGATGGCGTCTGTGCCAATAAAGCCGGTGATGCTAAGGAAGTAACGGTAACAGTAAACAGGAATGCAACAGCGGTGGATATCGATGCTGATGGAGGCACGATCTGCGAAGGCGATACCTTCAGCCTGACAGCGAGCAGCAGTACGGTTACGAATGCGGTATTCACTTGGTACACAGACGCAGCCTTGACCACGGTATTACCGGATACAGATGTAACACCAACTGCGACAACAACTTACTATGTAACAGTGAGCGGTGATGGCGTCTGTGAAAATAAAGCCGGTGATGCTAAGGAAGTAACGGTAACGGTAAACAGGAATGCAACCGCGGTAGATATAGATGCAGCAAATAGCACGATCTGTGAAGGGGGGACTTTCAGTCTGACAGCAAGCAGCAGCACGGTTACGAATGCGGTATTCACCTGGTATACAGATGCGAACTTGACCACAGTATTACCAGATACAGATGTAACACCAACTGCGACAACAACTTACTATGTAACAGTGAGCGGTGACGGTGTCTGTGAAAATCAACCTGGCGATGCGAAAGAGGTAACAGTAACGGTAAACAGGAATGCAACAGCGGTGGATATCGATGCTGATGGAGGCACGATCTGCGAAGGCGATACCTTCAGCCTGACAGCGAGCAGCAGTACGGTTACGAATGCGGTATTCACTTGGTACACAGATGCAGCCTTGACCACAGTATTACCAGATACAGATGTAACACCAACGACGACAACAACTTACTATGTAGCAGTGAGCGGAGACGGTGTCTGTGCCAATAAAGCCGGTGATGCTAAGGAAGTAACGGTAACAGTAAACAGGAATGCAACTTCTGTAGATATCGATGCTGATGGAGGTACGATCTGCGAAGGCGATACCTTCAGCCTGACAGCGAGCAGCGGTACGGTTACGAATGCGGTATTCACTTGGTACACAGACGCAGCCTTGACCACGGTATTACCGGATACAGATGTAACACCAACTGCGACAACAACTTACTATGTAACAGTGAGCGGTGATGGCGTCTGTGAAAATAAAGCCGGTGATGCTAAGGAAGTAACGGTAACGGTAAACAGGAATGCAACCGCGGTGGATATCGATGCTGATGGAGGTACGATCTGTGAAGGGGGGACTTTCAGCCTGACAGCAAGCAGCAGTACTGTTACGAATGCAGTATTTACGTGGTACACAGATGCGAGCTTGATCACAGTATTACCAGATACAGATGTAACACCAACTATGACAACAACTTACTATGTAACAGTGAGCGGTGACGGTGTCTGTGCCAATAAAGCCGGCGATGCTAAGGAAGTAACGGTAATTGTGAACAGTGTTGCTGCTCCTACTACAGATATGCCAATTCAGTCATTCTGTACTACTCCGAATGCAACGATTTCAGCATTGCAGGTGAATGAAGAGAGAGTTGTTTGGTATGATGCTGTTTCTGGTGGAAATCTTCTAAATCCATCTGACGTGGTGATTCCAGGTATGACCTACTATGCTGCTCAAATTGATTTGAACAATGGATGTGAAAGTATAGAACGCCTTCCTGTAATGGTTTCGGAATGTGCAGCACTTGATGTGGAAAAGGTGGCAGATGTTAGTGCTGTGATTGTAGGAGAAATGTTTGCTTATACTATTACTGTAAGCAATAATGGTGCAGTGACCGCTAATAATGTTGTGGTGACTGACGAAGTACCAGCTTCTCTACAAATTTTGACAGTCGATGGAGGAGGTGAAATTGCTGAAAATGTGGTGACTTGGAATATAGTGGAAATTCTTCCTGGAGAGTCTGTGACCTTAACCATCAGTGTAATGGCTGTGGAAGTCAACGAGGGGGTAGTTAATACTGCTAAGGTAGAAGGAGATAATTCCATGCCAGATGAGGATGATACTGATCCACTACCAATTTTGCCTGATGATGTTGACCTAACGATGGCCAAGACAGTTTCTAATGCTATCATTGAGGTAGATAAGGAGTTTACTTATCAGCTGAAAGTGACTAATAATACAAATGTACCGGCTAGAAATGTTATAGTAACAGATTATATGCCTTCTCAAGTTGATTATTTAGGATCTGACGCACCAAGTGAAATTCAAGAGACCTATGATGCTTCAAGTGGAACTTTGACTTTTGTTATTCCTGAATTGGCGGGTAATGAAGAGATCACCATTCATTTGAGAGTTATAGCTAGAGAAAAAGGATTGGTGACCAATTCAGCGACCGTTGAAACTCCAGATCAATTAGAACTGAATGATTTGGATAATACAGCGACCATTTCACATAATCAATTGGCCATAAATATTCCAAATGTCTTCACACCAAATGGTGACGGAATAAATGATGTTTGGGAAATCGAAGGTCTTTCAGATCTGTATCCTGATAATGAGGTGATTGTTGTGAATAGATGGGGTGGAGAGGTCTTCAAATCCAGTAGCTATAACAATGACTGGGATGGCGGATCTCTTAATGGTGGAACCTACTATTATAAATTAAAAATTAGAGATAGTGAATCTGGAAGTGAGATGCAATTCACAGGATATGTAACTATTATAAGATAA
- a CDS encoding PorP/SprF family type IX secretion system membrane protein, translated as MKSFKYILIGMGLIFGCFDLQAQQAPVFSQYMFNPLFVNPAYAGYKQQVYLQSYYRKQWTDVPGSPETFAISGDGLISDTNMGIGGHILVDRLGAQKTTGGYANFAYHLRMSNEGYMSFGMGAGLVNSKLDGSMLNPTNPNDPAVSAGDEQVLYPDLRAGVFYYNPHFFLGASADNLFSSQFNFDNGAMMVQPKTNLYLTAGTLIDISYNVALKPSILYVDDFAGPSRLDFNTFVLLGERLWLGASYRTSVNFQGDEFREMDQKRPASVVGLVEFYVNDRLRIGYAYDHNISGFSAKTFSTHDFSVGYMFPPKKVKLVSPRYF; from the coding sequence ATGAAAAGCTTTAAATACATTTTGATCGGAATGGGGCTGATTTTTGGCTGCTTTGACCTACAGGCGCAGCAAGCTCCAGTTTTTAGCCAGTATATGTTTAACCCGCTGTTTGTAAACCCTGCATATGCAGGGTACAAACAGCAGGTTTATTTGCAGAGTTATTATAGAAAACAATGGACAGATGTTCCTGGAAGTCCTGAAACTTTTGCCATATCAGGTGATGGCTTGATCAGTGACACAAATATGGGGATTGGAGGTCATATTCTTGTGGACAGGTTAGGAGCACAAAAAACCACAGGAGGTTATGCCAATTTTGCTTATCACCTCAGGATGTCTAATGAGGGATACATGAGTTTTGGCATGGGAGCAGGCTTGGTCAATTCGAAATTGGACGGATCTATGCTAAACCCAACAAATCCCAATGATCCAGCTGTATCAGCAGGTGATGAGCAGGTGCTGTATCCTGATTTAAGAGCAGGGGTATTTTATTATAACCCCCACTTTTTTCTAGGAGCATCGGCTGATAACCTGTTTTCATCACAATTTAATTTTGATAATGGAGCAATGATGGTACAGCCCAAGACCAATCTTTATTTGACGGCTGGAACCCTAATAGATATTTCTTATAATGTGGCTTTGAAACCCTCAATCCTTTATGTGGATGATTTTGCTGGTCCATCAAGATTGGACTTTAATACTTTTGTTTTATTAGGTGAGAGGTTATGGTTGGGAGCTTCATATCGAACGTCTGTCAACTTCCAAGGTGATGAATTCAGAGAAATGGACCAAAAAAGACCTGCTTCGGTAGTGGGGTTGGTTGAATTCTACGTTAATGACAGGCTCAGGATTGGTTATGCCTATGATCACAATATTTCCGGATTTAGTGCCAAAACATTTTCAACTCATGACTTTTCTGTAGGATATATGTTCCCTCCTAAAAAGGTAAAGTTAGTTTCTCCTAGATACTTTTAA